Proteins co-encoded in one Colletes latitarsis isolate SP2378_abdomen chromosome 2, iyColLati1, whole genome shotgun sequence genomic window:
- the Tcs3 gene encoding putative tRNA N6-adenosine threonylcarbamoyltransferase Tcs3, with product MVIAMGFEGSANKLGVGIIQDQTVLSNVRHTYITPPGEGFLPRETAQHHRKHILKILQKALDDAKITLKDVDVVCYTKGPGMGAPLIVAALVARTVAQLYDKPIVAVNHCIGHIEMGRLITGSINPTVLYVSGGNTQVIAYSLQKYRIFGETIDIAVGNCLDRFARLLKLSNDPSPGYNIEQLAKKGKKLAPLPYVVKGMDVSFSGILSYIEEHLSSWIDLKEFTPEDLCFSLQETVFAMLIEITERAMAHVNSSEVLIVGGVGCNVRLQNMMEIMCKERNATLHATDERFCIDNGVMIAVAGLLQYKSSGHTSWTQTTCVQRYRTDDVHISWRE from the exons ATGGTAATCGCTATGGGATTTGAGGGTAGTGCGAATAAATTGGGTGTTGGAATTATTCAAGATCAGACTGTGTTGTCAAATGTACGACATACCTATATTACACCACCAGGCGAAG GATTTCTACCTCGTGAAACTGCACAACATCACAGAAAACATATTCTTAAAATTTTGCAAAAAGCATTGGATGATGCTAAAATAACATTAAAAGATGTAGATGTGGTGTGTTATACAAAAGGACCAGGAATGGGAGCACCATTAATAGTTGCTGCATTGGTAGCCAGAACAGTTGCTCAGTTATATGACAAACCAATAGTTGCAGTAAATCATTGTATTGGGCATATAGAAATGGGACGTTTAATCACAGGAAGTATAAATCCTACTGTTTTATATGTTTCTGGTGGAAACACACAAGTTATTGCATACTCTCTGCAAAAGTATCGAATTTTTGGTGAAACAATAGATATTGCTGTTGGAAATTGTTTGGATCGTTTTGCAAGATTGTTAAAACTTTCAAATGATCCTAGCCCTGGTTATAATATAGAACAGTTAGCAAAGAA AGGAAAAAAATTGGCTCCATTACCCTATGTAGTAAAAGGAATGGATGTATCTTTTTCTGGTATTTTAAGCTACATTGAAGAACATCTTTCTTCTTGGATTGACTTAAAAGAATTTACTCCAGAAGATTTATGTTTCTCTTTACAAGAAACAGTATTTGCTATGCTTATTGAAATTACAG AACGTGCAATGGCCCATGTGAACTCATCCGAGGTATTAATTGTTGGTGGTGTAGGATGCAATGTAAGATTGCAGAATATGATGGAAATCATGTGCAAAGAGAGGAATGCAACACTTCATGCTACAGACGAACGATTTTGTATAGATAATGGTGTAATGATTGCTGTGGCAGGATTACTTCAATATAAGAGCAGTGGACATACTTCCTGGACACAAACAACTTGTGTACAGAGGTATCGGACAGATGATGTCCATATTTCTTGGAGAGAATAA